In the Fundulus heteroclitus isolate FHET01 chromosome 23, MU-UCD_Fhet_4.1, whole genome shotgun sequence genome, atttttaagtggtacaggagcagcatataggTTTCACAAGCCTATAGCGCTCTCTTGCTGCTAAACACGCTCCTACTCCTTGATTCACGTTGGTTAAAActaattaccatttaaaattgatatataagtcgcacctgactataagtcgcaggatcggccaaactatgaaaaaaaagtgcggcttatagtccgaaaaatacggtacccATGTCCAAGAAAAGCAGGACAGGCTAAAGATGTGCAGGAATTGCAAGGATGGATAGAAGACTGCTGCCAAGTTATTTTTCCTGATAAAATCCCCGTCTGAAGAAGGATTTGCGCAGAGAAGAAACAGTGAGTGTGTTGGGTCGCTTTTCAGCACACGGGACAGAGCTTACTCACAGTTCTGCCCAAAAATTAAATAGAGAAGGTGGATCAAGAAGCGCTCCGTGAGCAGTTTCTCCCATGAACCCTGCAGCCCTTGGACTTTCCAGTGTGATGAAGCACCGTGTCACCAGCGAAGAATGATAACAAACAAGTGACTTAAAGCACAGAACACTGAAATGTTGGGTCTGTGGTCAGGAAATTTCCCAGATCCCGACCCCACTGAGAATCTCAGGTCAGTTCTCACAAAGCAGGTGGAGAAATTGAAGCTAACAAACTGAGATCATCTGTAAGCGATAAGAGAAAAATGGACCACCATCAGTCTGGATTTGGTCCGCAGGTATTCATCGTATTGGAgcgattaatcactgtaaataTGGACTTTATACAGAAACGTGATTCATTTGTTGaaggaatttttttaaattatttttctttattatacAGAAAGCATGCATGCAAATGCAAGGTTGTTTTTAGAGTTTTGTGCAAAGAGTTTTGTTTATTATGAAGCCGTATTAATAATAAGTGAAAGGTCTTTTCAGTAAGGAGCAGTAATGACCCCACCCCACTGGTCTGCTGTCCACAGTGGCTGCTGAGGACCACAGCCAGAACgcttcttttgtgtgtgtgctgctCAGTCACGGAGATGAGAATATCATTTATGGCACCGACGAACATATAAAGATTGATACCCTGGTCGGATGCATTAAAGGAAACAAATGCAGGAGTCTGGTGGGGAAGCCAAAGCTCTTCTTCATCCAGGTCAGTCACCTACACACCCGTGAAGATGCGGCTCCATTCAAAGATCTCTGGCTGCTGTTGTGGTCGTGGGGGGGGAATGTTGAAAGCTTTGGCTGGTGTGTTTAATCTTCTCCTTTCTTGGACCCGGGTGTCTGGGTGCCGTCGGTCGCTTCAGGCGTGCCGAGGTACAGAACTGGATGGTGGCGGCTGTATAGAGACAGATTCTGTACCAGTGCGGTCACTGGAGCGGATTCCCGTGGAGGCAGACTTCCTGTACGCCTACTCTACTGCTCCAGGTAaccagccacagctgccttcCTCTCCGTATTTCTGCCCGCTCGCTGTTGGCTGAGGCTCCTGTCTAACCCGTCACTCCACCCGCAGGCTACTACTCCTGGAGAAACACGATTAAAGGCTCCTGGTTCATTCAGGCGCTGTGTGAAATGGTGGAGAAGTTCAGCGGGGAGCTGGAGCTGATGCAGATCATGACCCGAGTCAACCACAAGGTGGCGTTTGACTTTGAATCTGCTTCCGACATGCCTGGGTTTGACAAAAAGAAGCAAATGCCCAGTGTTGTGTCAATGCTGACCAAAGACTTTTACTTCCCCAAATAAATGATCCAAACATCTAATCCACCTTATGGACCCCCCACTTTTGGGGGTCTGAAAGGACTCAGGGGCACTTACATTTATTGGAGAATAAAGAGGACAAGATGTGCACCGCTTGTGGTTGATTTTAGTTGAGTCTTTCCTAAGTGGAAATGTATAGAGAAAAAGTTTTTTGTAAAAGAAGGAGGTAATAATGACCTTGTTTTCAGATTTCTGAACGATCACATCAGAGGAGTATTTTCTGGATAAACAGCAGTAAGTTCCTGTAATGAGGTTTAGTTGTGTTCTCTGTGTCAATTACAGCAAAATCAATGCAAAGCTTCTTTTGGTGTCCCTGGAACGTTCCTGCAGCTTCCCCCCGACTGCTGCCAGGAACATACCGCCGTATTCAAGTACAATTTGAACGAGGGCCAGCCCGTTAGCTCTGTCAGGGAATATCAAGGttttaaaagcctttaaaaCCTCATACAGGAAGTTGTGAGGAAAcgtcacattaaaaaaaagataatctttttggtttctttagaagaataaaaattaaaacaaatattaattgACACGTTacaccaaaaatacattttccacatgttttctgcatttccaCATAGGGTGTGTAACATATTGATTTGTGTGTTGTATattgtatgttcagaaaaatactggCTTTGTTGAAGAGGAAGAGGTCTCcaaaatatttgtatcaaaaattatacatttagaGTTATAGGGTATGACAAAAAAGAACCACCCAGAGCTTAAGAAACAGCTACTGGACTTTTCCCTCATGCACAACAGGGATAAATTTGGCTGCTTGGTCATAGTGTATGACAGACAGTCATACTGCAGGTAATGGCTTTTTAAAACTCCAGTTGGGAACCTACGAGCAGCAGACTGAAGACCAGCTACTTGAGCAGACagcctgactaattaaccagcgaacttgtcacccccccccccccccccccccacacacacacacacacacacacacacactccggTATAGCTAGAAAGAGCAGAATAACAAAGACAACAGCTGCCGTATTTAAAACTAGTAGTAAATAAAGCGACTGTCCTTTATTCCAACtcaaatatatgtatgtatttttattcaaggttgTCCAAATCTTCTGCCCACTTCAGTAGTTCCTCATAGTTGTTAGGAATCTGTTATCAGTAGCCATGCACCACTTACCAAGGATATCAGAGCTCGTATCTGGCAATGGCCCCATCCCAGATCCAGCGCTCCAGCTGCAAtctcaagaatcaagaatattttatttgtcaccacggtgaaatttctctttggccactcCGTTTCACATGAGGCAAAagctgacaaacaaacaggcaatgaacaagggttaaaaaaattttttttgtgtgcgttcaggagagtcacagataatgaggtagtagGGTGTAACGTGTGACAGGCTAATAACCctgggggtgattttaaagcggtggactgcagtctcccatcagggagGGGACCAGGCTGGGGTCTCCTGGTTGTGGCCCATCACTAGGCTCCTTACTATTGTCAGCGTGAGACCGCAATGCCTTTCACTGCCTTTCTGCACTCAAACATTGCAGCAACACTGACCACCTCCCATCACTGAATGGCAGTATTTACAGTAATATGCGTGGGCGGTTGAATGAGTCACAAACGTGCAGCTAAATAGTTGGTTTCTGCAGCTGTTCCCACTTTTAATGCCAGAGTGAGCCAGCATGCAATTTAGCACCAGGTAGGTTGATGAGTAACTTCCAAGTGTTTGGATTAAAAGTCTTACTTTCTGTTGGCACCCCATCacatttttcactctctctctcacacacacagacacacacacacacacacacacacacacacacacacacacacacacacacacacacacgcacacacacacacacacacacacacacacacacacttggaaAGTTGACCTTTCAAGTCTAAATGAGAAACAGCTAATGGGGTCGGCTCTGCTGTCACGTGTGAGTTGTGATGTTGGAGACGTGAATGAATAAATATCCATGTTTTCAGATAATATAACTTACCTGTAAAAAGTGAGTCTGGTCATATGTCACACAAAAATGCAAtgccggtaaaaaaaaaaagaaaaaaaaaaaaaaaaaaaaggattcacCCTCTTAAAGATTTCTTCTCGTTTAGCTTTTTTGCTGCACTTAAACGTTTCAGATCGTCAAACAAAGTTCACTGTCAAAAATAAGCTGTCGGAAGTACAGAATGTAGATTTCAAAtgattatgtattttattgacaGGAAAGAAAATCTACCCAAACCAAGGTGGAATGATGTGAGAAACTAGCAGCCCTCCTTTTAAACTGAGAATTTATTGAGATTATTAAGATTTTCTGGGAAGCTGAGTCCAACTTCAGCAGCCATGCGCAGGTCTGATTACCATCAGACCTGCGAAATGAAGAGATAAAGAGGACGtgcctgacaacatgaagtaggctaaacgatcccaaaaacaaacacaccgTGTCTCaatctaaagaaaaagaaaacatgagaaACAGAGGCTTATGAACTGTGGTGAACCAGAGTCAGAACCATCGTCCACTACTGGAGAAAACACAAAGCAATGGTGAACCTCTCTGGCACAAAAGGCCCACTCGCCTCAGCGTCATCAGTACCAAGGTGGATTCTACCGCTAACTAAAAACAAGCCCAAGTCTCGCTGAAATATAGTACAaaccaaaagtttggacacaccttctcatttcaaagagttttctttattttcatgactatgaaaattgtagattgacactgaaggcatcaaaactatgaattaacacatgtggaattatatacttaacaaaaaagagtgaaacaactaaaaaaatgtcttatattctaggttcttcaaagtagccaccCTTTTTCTTTGATTACTGCTTCAcacactcttggcattctcttgatgagcttcaagaggtAGTCACCTAAAATGGTCTTCACTTCACAGGTGTCCACTGTAAGGTTTAATAAGTGGGATTTCTTGCCTTATAAATAGGGTTGGGACCCTCAGTTGTGTTGTGCAGAAGTCAGGTGGATACACAGTTGATAGTCCTACTGAACAGACTGTTAGTATTTGTATAATGGCAAAAAAGAAAGCAGCTAAGTAAAGAAAAAGGAGTGGCCATCATTACTTTAAGTAttcatagtcatgaaaataaagaaaactctttgaatgagaaggtgtgtccaaacatTTGGTCTGTACTGTACATCTCCATGATCCCAGAGACTTTTGGAAAATCTTCCCTGGTCtggcaaaacaaaaatggatcCACGCCTTTACAAGAGATTTTGGAAGGTGTGTTTATCGCTACATTGGCCGTAAAAAGCTGCACAGCAAAGCGACACCGCCCTGACactgaagcac is a window encoding:
- the LOC105918367 gene encoding caspase-3: MAEINSNSDTQSDGSDSVDAIKLPTKSKKAAAGGDGDKVEENSDSKTPTYRYRMDYPCMGTCLIVNNKNFDRRTGMKSRSGTDVDAAAVNRTFSKLGYRARTFNDLTVAQMKAQMEKVAAEDHSQNASFVCVLLSHGDENIIYGTDEHIKIDTLVGCIKGNKCRSLVGKPKLFFIQACRGTELDGGGCIETDSVPVRSLERIPVEADFLYAYSTAPGYYSWRNTIKGSWFIQALCEMVEKFSGELELMQIMTRVNHKVAFDFESASDMPGFDKKKQMPSVVSMLTKDFYFPK